The Spirochaetota bacterium genomic interval CCTGATTGGTTTTTTATTGACACGTCGGAATAAGGGGCATAATAAGGCGATCGTCAATCAAAAATTATGGTTTTGACCGAAAAGTCGGATCGGTTATATTGGGCAGGCGGGCATTCGTACCGGCGACGGAAATCGACTTCGCAGGATGGATATTGACGCCGTGGGGAACATGAAAACGAAATCGCCGTTTACATCTGTGGTTTTCGCCGGCGGCGGCTGTCGGTGCCTGTGGCAGGCGGGGTTTATGACCGAAGCTTCTCCGAAGTTGAAAATTTCCCCGACGGAGGTCGCCGGCGCCAGTGCCGGGGCGGCCATCGCCTGCATGTTTTATTCGGGACGCACGGAGTTCGCTCTCGAGTATTTCAAGAAAGCGACATCGGGAAATAAAAAGAATTTTTATATAACGAAGGTCTTCGGGAAAGAGCCGGCACTTCCCCATTACGCGATGTATCGTGATCTCATGCTAAGGACGATGGAAGGGCCGGCGTTTAATAAGCTTAAAAAAGGCCCCGATATACGCGTCCTCGTTTCTCATCCACCGGCATGGCTGGGTCCGAGATCGGCCACTTTAATCGGTATTTCGGCTTATCTGATCGACAAGCATGTGTACGGCATGGTCCACCCGCGGCTTCCATTAAGA includes:
- a CDS encoding patatin-like phospholipase family protein, coding for MKTKSPFTSVVFAGGGCRCLWQAGFMTEASPKLKISPTEVAGASAGAAIACMFYSGRTEFALEYFKKATSGNKKNFYITKVFGKEPALPHYAMYRDLMLRTMEGPAFNKLKKGPDIRVLVSHPPAWLGPRSATLIGISAYLIDKHVYGMVHPRLPLRLGFYPEVAGVHDCGTPEELADLVLASSCTPPFTPIMRRNGKTVLDGGLIDNVPMRALSKNDGPILILLTRQYPESAIPKIPGRVYVQPSQPSPIAKWDYTSPRGIQEVFDLGRRDGENFAKTYGQTVAR